A single window of Ferrimonas balearica DSM 9799 DNA harbors:
- the nhaC gene encoding Na+/H+ antiporter NhaC yields the protein MEPKSPSLFDALAPVAVLIAGLAASVTLYGDNASYGPNQIVLFLAAGVAMIIGWKNGYDWERLELGLQQGISISIGAILILLAVGSLIGTFLLSGTVPTLIYYGLHLLNPAIFYAAACVICAVVALSIGSSWTVAATVGVALMGVSQGLGMDKAITAGAVISGAYFGDKMSPLSETTNLAPAVAGSELFSHIRNMARTSIPAFVLALLVFVALGWGQGSDYDPSRLDAIATGLQSQFTLGWYLLLPLVLVLVLAVLKVPAFPAIAIGALTGGLWAALFQPEAIQSMTDTTGSYGLQALTVVWQALFEGITVETGSDDLDALLSGGGMGSMLNTVWLILAAMCFGAVMETCGLLKRLVQAILSGVRSSGSLIATTITSCFGVNLLTADQYIAIVVPGRMFKSAYEEQGLSPLNLSRALEDGGTITSPLVPWNSCGAYMQGVLMVNPIDYALYAFFNWFSPVLGILLAHLGVGIKMALPRATRLEEQ from the coding sequence ATGGAACCCAAATCCCCCTCACTTTTTGATGCGCTCGCGCCGGTGGCGGTTCTGATCGCCGGGCTGGCGGCATCGGTTACCCTCTATGGCGACAACGCGTCTTATGGGCCGAACCAGATTGTGCTGTTTCTGGCCGCCGGTGTCGCGATGATCATTGGCTGGAAAAATGGTTATGACTGGGAGCGACTGGAACTCGGCCTGCAGCAAGGCATCAGTATCTCCATCGGTGCCATTCTGATCCTGTTGGCGGTGGGCAGCCTGATCGGTACCTTCCTGCTCTCGGGCACGGTACCCACACTGATCTATTACGGCCTGCACCTGCTCAATCCCGCCATCTTCTACGCCGCGGCGTGTGTTATCTGCGCGGTGGTGGCGCTCTCCATCGGCAGCTCCTGGACGGTGGCGGCGACGGTCGGTGTGGCTTTGATGGGCGTCAGCCAGGGCCTCGGCATGGATAAGGCGATCACCGCCGGTGCGGTGATCTCCGGGGCATACTTCGGTGACAAGATGTCTCCCTTGTCGGAAACCACCAACCTGGCTCCTGCGGTGGCGGGCTCTGAGCTGTTCAGTCATATCCGCAATATGGCCCGCACCTCCATTCCGGCGTTTGTGCTGGCGTTGTTGGTGTTTGTGGCACTGGGCTGGGGGCAGGGCAGTGATTACGACCCGTCCCGACTCGATGCCATCGCGACGGGCCTGCAATCGCAGTTCACACTGGGCTGGTATCTGCTGCTGCCGTTGGTGCTGGTGTTGGTGTTGGCGGTGCTTAAAGTACCGGCGTTTCCCGCCATCGCCATCGGTGCCCTGACCGGCGGGTTGTGGGCCGCACTGTTTCAGCCGGAAGCGATTCAGAGCATGACAGACACCACCGGCAGCTATGGGCTGCAGGCGCTCACCGTTGTCTGGCAGGCACTGTTTGAGGGCATTACCGTTGAAACTGGTTCCGATGATCTGGATGCGCTGCTCTCTGGCGGTGGTATGGGCTCAATGCTCAATACGGTGTGGTTGATTCTGGCGGCGATGTGCTTTGGCGCGGTGATGGAAACTTGTGGCCTGCTTAAGCGGTTGGTGCAGGCGATCCTGTCTGGCGTTCGCAGCAGCGGATCGCTGATTGCCACCACCATCACCAGCTGTTTTGGCGTTAACCTGCTGACCGCGGATCAATACATCGCCATTGTGGTGCCGGGACGGATGTTTAAGTCCGCCTACGAGGAGCAGGGCTTGTCTCCGCTCAACCTCTCCCGGGCGTTGGAGGACGGGGGCACCATCACCTCGCCGTTGGTTCCGTGGAACAGCTGTGGGGCCTACATGCAGGGTGTGTTAATGGTGAATCCGATTGATTACGCTTTGTACGCCTTTTTTAACTGGTTCAGTCCTGTGCTTGGTATACTCCTCGCTCACCTGGGGGTGGGGATCAAGATGGCTCTGCCCCGTGCCACACGCCTCGAAGAGCAGTAA
- a CDS encoding DUF1302 domain-containing protein — protein sequence MTASVSRFRRSVLAASIGLVLATPAQAVTFEWGDIQGSFDSTWTLGAAWRVEERDLDKIGKSNRFQWSPGYGFDFANGAFNDGGLESSQIFGLPGSYSSNGDLANMLYDKGDTFSEIFKGLHELELVYENVGIFVRGFYFYDNKLENGSFDYRNPLTGEEFDVCADDKASEYACSDIRLLDAYFFADFDLGEMPFSIRIGEQVVSWGESTLIAHGINSINPVDLARLQAPGSELKEAFIPVGTVWASLGLTENFNIEAYYQYRWEETRLPVTGTYFSSNDFAGAGGYVNNAQLGFTSNPDITLDHLLNEYQLLAQASAGAIAQSGATTPEELQAALAPLAPFAVPYGTKTTLVGYEQEPDDQGQFGVKLGYFAPSLNDTEFGLYYINYHSKRPLISGQAADFSGAALIEDLATLSAIAGAGGEVSRDDLLGLNAFSKAVIEYPEDIKLYGFSFNTTLGDTSVAGEIAYRQDEPLQIDDVELLYAAMPEQLYNADNDAYDVFEDLSQYRKPNGERLMPGEFGSGYVLTDSTQAQMTFTHIFGPTFGASNFLMLAEVGGVWLHDMPDPSVLRMNGPGTERAGLAGREDNAGVLNLLHNGPEEDAFPTDSSWGYRIVAKADYTNAMFGWNLSPRVVFSHDVSGTTPDPLFLFIEDRKSASLTLSGDYQNRWSFDVSYNAFWDGKGSTNSLEDKDFVSFNVKFSI from the coding sequence ATGACAGCAAGCGTATCCCGCTTTCGCCGCTCAGTCCTGGCCGCCAGCATCGGTTTGGTGCTCGCAACGCCGGCTCAGGCGGTGACGTTCGAATGGGGAGACATCCAGGGGAGCTTTGACTCCACATGGACCCTTGGGGCGGCCTGGCGCGTCGAGGAGCGCGATCTGGATAAGATCGGTAAGAGTAATCGGTTCCAATGGAGCCCGGGTTACGGCTTTGACTTCGCCAATGGTGCCTTTAATGATGGCGGCCTGGAATCCAGCCAAATTTTCGGCCTGCCGGGTTCCTACTCCTCCAACGGCGATCTCGCCAACATGCTCTACGATAAGGGCGATACCTTCAGCGAGATCTTCAAAGGGCTGCACGAACTGGAGCTGGTGTACGAAAACGTGGGGATTTTCGTACGTGGGTTCTATTTCTATGACAACAAACTCGAAAACGGCAGCTTCGATTACCGCAATCCATTGACCGGCGAAGAGTTTGACGTCTGCGCCGATGACAAGGCTTCCGAGTACGCCTGCTCCGACATCCGCTTGCTCGACGCCTATTTCTTTGCCGACTTCGACCTGGGCGAAATGCCGTTCTCCATCCGTATTGGTGAGCAGGTGGTCAGCTGGGGTGAAAGCACCCTGATTGCCCACGGCATCAACTCCATCAACCCGGTTGACCTGGCTCGTCTGCAGGCCCCGGGTTCCGAGCTGAAAGAAGCCTTTATTCCGGTGGGCACCGTTTGGGCCAGCCTTGGCCTGACCGAGAACTTCAACATTGAAGCCTACTACCAGTACCGCTGGGAGGAGACCCGCCTGCCGGTAACCGGTACCTACTTCTCCAGTAATGACTTCGCCGGCGCCGGTGGTTACGTCAACAACGCGCAGCTGGGCTTTACCTCCAACCCGGACATCACCCTGGATCACCTGCTGAACGAATACCAGCTGCTGGCCCAGGCCAGTGCCGGTGCGATTGCACAATCCGGTGCCACTACACCGGAAGAGCTTCAGGCGGCGCTGGCGCCGTTGGCCCCGTTTGCCGTGCCCTACGGCACCAAAACCACCCTGGTGGGTTACGAGCAGGAGCCTGACGACCAGGGCCAGTTCGGTGTGAAACTGGGCTACTTTGCTCCGTCCCTGAACGACACCGAGTTTGGCCTGTACTACATCAACTATCACAGCAAGCGTCCTCTGATCTCCGGTCAGGCTGCTGACTTCAGCGGTGCGGCATTGATTGAAGACCTGGCTACTCTGAGCGCCATTGCCGGTGCCGGTGGAGAAGTCAGCCGCGATGACCTGCTGGGCCTGAACGCCTTCTCCAAGGCGGTGATCGAGTATCCGGAAGACATCAAGCTGTACGGCTTCTCCTTCAACACCACGTTGGGTGATACCTCTGTGGCCGGTGAGATCGCCTACCGTCAGGACGAGCCGCTGCAGATCGATGACGTTGAACTGCTGTACGCCGCAATGCCGGAGCAGCTCTACAACGCCGATAACGATGCCTATGATGTGTTTGAGGACCTCTCTCAGTACCGTAAGCCCAATGGCGAGCGCCTGATGCCCGGCGAGTTTGGTTCCGGCTACGTGCTGACCGACTCCACCCAGGCTCAGATGACCTTTACCCACATCTTTGGCCCAACCTTCGGCGCGTCCAACTTCCTGATGTTGGCGGAAGTCGGTGGCGTCTGGCTGCACGATATGCCGGACCCGAGTGTGCTGCGCATGAACGGCCCGGGTACCGAGCGTGCTGGCCTGGCTGGTCGTGAGGACAATGCCGGTGTTCTGAACCTGTTGCATAACGGTCCGGAAGAGGACGCGTTCCCGACCGACAGCTCCTGGGGTTATCGCATTGTCGCTAAGGCGGACTACACCAACGCCATGTTCGGCTGGAACCTCTCGCCGCGAGTGGTGTTCTCCCACGACGTGTCCGGCACCACACCGGATCCGCTGTTCCTCTTTATTGAGGACCGTAAGTCTGCCTCACTCACCCTGTCCGGTGATTACCAGAATCGCTGGTCATTCGACGTCAGCTATAACGCGTTCTGGGACGGCAAGGGCAGCACCAATTCCCTGGAAGATAAGGACTTTGTGTCCTTTAACGTGAAGTTCTCCATCTAA
- a CDS encoding DUF1329 domain-containing protein produces MKKITVMASAMALMFGSGLAMAKVSPEEAAKLGKELTPMGAEMAGNADGSIPAWTGGITTPPAGYQPGTFHLDPYAGDAKIATITKDNMAEYAPFLSAGVQKMFEMYPDTFKMNLYPTHRSGSYPQFIYDATIKNATSAELVDGGNGIRGAATGVPFPIPANGLEVIWNHILRYRGETAEIQRNQAAPTAGGSYTLVETNEQIKFLYTIPGADAATLAKDNLLFYFKQVVTAPARLAGTALLVHETMDQSKQPRQAWTYNTGQRRVRRAPNVAFDTPGTASDGMRTTDDFDLYNGSPERYNWELVGKQEMYIPYNDYKLHSGDVKYDQILQAGHINMDLVRWEKHRVWVVEATLKDGVRHLYKTRRFYIDEDSWQIALVDLYDNRDEMYRVGMAHTVNYYEQPLVWTTLEVFYDLNSRRYMAMGLDNEGKVANFDADISAKDFTPQALRRQGRR; encoded by the coding sequence ATGAAAAAGATCACAGTAATGGCGTCTGCAATGGCGCTGATGTTTGGCTCAGGCCTGGCAATGGCCAAGGTCAGCCCGGAAGAGGCAGCCAAACTGGGCAAAGAACTGACGCCGATGGGTGCTGAGATGGCGGGTAACGCCGACGGCTCCATCCCGGCCTGGACCGGTGGCATCACCACGCCGCCGGCCGGTTACCAGCCTGGCACCTTCCACCTTGATCCGTATGCCGGCGACGCCAAGATCGCCACCATCACCAAGGACAACATGGCTGAGTACGCCCCGTTCCTGAGTGCGGGCGTTCAGAAGATGTTCGAGATGTATCCGGACACCTTTAAGATGAACCTGTATCCCACCCATCGCAGTGGTTCTTACCCTCAGTTCATCTACGACGCCACCATCAAAAACGCCACCAGTGCCGAACTGGTGGACGGCGGTAACGGCATCCGCGGTGCCGCGACGGGTGTACCGTTCCCGATCCCGGCCAACGGCCTGGAAGTGATCTGGAACCATATCCTCCGTTATCGTGGTGAGACCGCTGAGATCCAGCGTAACCAGGCGGCGCCGACCGCTGGCGGCTCTTACACCTTGGTGGAAACCAACGAACAGATTAAGTTCCTGTACACCATCCCCGGTGCTGACGCCGCAACGCTGGCGAAAGACAACCTGCTGTTCTACTTCAAGCAGGTGGTGACCGCACCGGCCCGTCTGGCGGGTACCGCACTGCTGGTTCACGAAACCATGGACCAGAGCAAGCAGCCTCGTCAGGCCTGGACCTACAACACCGGTCAGCGTCGCGTGCGTCGTGCGCCCAACGTTGCCTTCGACACCCCGGGCACCGCTTCCGATGGCATGCGTACCACCGACGATTTTGACCTCTACAACGGTTCGCCCGAACGCTACAACTGGGAGCTGGTCGGTAAGCAGGAGATGTACATCCCCTACAACGACTACAAGCTCCACAGTGGTGACGTGAAGTACGATCAGATCCTGCAGGCCGGCCACATCAATATGGACCTGGTACGTTGGGAGAAACACCGCGTATGGGTGGTTGAAGCCACGCTGAAGGATGGGGTACGTCACCTGTACAAAACTCGCCGCTTCTACATCGACGAAGACAGCTGGCAGATCGCCCTGGTTGACCTCTATGACAACCGTGACGAGATGTACCGCGTGGGCATGGCGCACACCGTGAACTATTACGAGCAGCCGCTGGTCTGGACCACCCTCGAGGTGTTCTACGACCTGAACTCCCGCCGCTACATGGCCATGGGTCTGGATAACGAAGGTAAGGTGGCGAATTTCGACGCCGACATCTCCGCCAAAGACTTTACGCCGCAGGCGCTGCGCCGTCAGGGCCGCCGTTAA
- a CDS encoding WD40/YVTN/BNR-like repeat-containing protein yields the protein MLYRILFSTALLSTSVLAAQADNPHAAYLAPKAAQAPLLDIERRGDGWLLVGDRGTVLQGDGQKWQQAASPLSVMLTSVTFADEQRGWAVGHDVTVLATSDGGQSWQIQQNLPNKDKPLLDVLALDGNEAIAVGAYGLFYRSTDGGRSWREEFHDELLFEEDREYLNELKAEDEALYLDERSAILPHFNRIKRLANGDLFLLGEMGFMARSSDNGHHWEKLEEIYFGSFMDLVELAPGHLLAVGLRGNAFRTDNGGLDWRPVETGIQSTINSGIALEDGRVVLVANGGVLLSSDDQGQSFTSKVLLKGEDLVAVAPAGEGSLLIVGSNGANLYPLAE from the coding sequence ATGTTGTATCGAATCCTTTTTTCCACGGCTTTGCTCAGCACTTCGGTGTTGGCGGCACAAGCCGACAATCCCCACGCGGCATACCTGGCGCCCAAAGCGGCTCAGGCTCCGCTGTTGGATATTGAGCGCCGCGGTGATGGCTGGTTGCTGGTGGGGGACCGTGGCACGGTGCTTCAGGGCGATGGTCAGAAGTGGCAGCAAGCTGCATCGCCACTCAGTGTCATGCTGACTTCCGTGACCTTTGCCGATGAGCAGCGTGGCTGGGCTGTTGGCCACGACGTCACCGTACTTGCCACCAGCGATGGCGGCCAGAGTTGGCAGATTCAGCAAAACTTGCCCAATAAGGACAAGCCATTGCTGGATGTGCTCGCACTGGATGGTAATGAAGCGATCGCCGTTGGTGCCTATGGCCTGTTCTACCGCTCTACCGATGGCGGCCGAAGCTGGCGTGAAGAGTTCCACGATGAGCTGTTGTTCGAGGAAGACCGCGAGTATCTGAATGAGCTCAAGGCGGAAGATGAGGCGCTGTATCTCGATGAGCGCAGTGCCATCCTGCCGCACTTTAATCGCATCAAGCGTCTGGCCAATGGCGATCTGTTCCTGCTGGGCGAGATGGGCTTTATGGCACGCTCCAGTGATAACGGTCATCACTGGGAGAAACTGGAGGAGATCTACTTTGGCTCCTTTATGGATCTGGTAGAGCTGGCGCCAGGCCACTTGTTGGCGGTTGGCCTGCGTGGCAATGCGTTCCGTACCGATAACGGGGGTCTGGACTGGCGCCCCGTGGAAACCGGCATTCAGTCGACCATTAACAGTGGCATCGCCCTGGAAGACGGACGAGTGGTACTGGTTGCCAACGGCGGCGTGTTGTTAAGCAGTGACGACCAGGGGCAAAGCTTTACCTCTAAGGTGCTGCTCAAAGGGGAAGACCTTGTGGCTGTGGCGCCGGCGGGCGAGGGCAGCCTGCTCATTGTTGGCAGTAATGGTGCCAACCTCTATCCGTTGGCGGAATAA
- the pepN gene encoding aminopeptidase N: MTAMQAKFRKDYRAPEYTITELELAFQLEPNHTVVTATSQVQRQDAEARELVLDGEALTLVSVQVDGEVLSQDRYREVDGQLVIALDQDQATLVITTEIDPANNTTLEGLYQSGGAFCTQCEAEGFRRITYFLDRPDVLARYRTRIEADKASYPFLLSNGNKIDSGDLDNGRHFAVWEDPFPKPSYLFALVAGDFDLLEDHFTTASGRDVLLQLFVDRGNLYRGHHAMASLKRAMAWDEQRFGLEYDLDIYMVVAVDFFNMGAMENKGLNIFNSKAVLADPESATDAEYHRIESIIGHEYFHNWTGNRVTCRDWFQLSLKEGLTVFRDQEFSSEMGSRAVNRIQAVKVVRNQQFAEDAGPMAHPIRPDKVIEMNNFYTVTVYDKGAEVIRMMHTLLGEAGFRKGMDLYFERHDGQAVTCDDFVQAMEDASGIDLGQFRLWYSQSGTPVLSVATQYDAEQRRYTLTLSQSTPATADQSEKHALHIPVAMELLDPNGNSVPLVVDGQPHNGLLELKAEQQSWVFEAVPADVVPSLLQEFSAPVRLNYRYQPQQLARILAHASNDFARWDASQALYQHEIFALANGEQERVSDVTIEAIRAVLLGQGQDPALVAELLMQPSETTLAQAGADADVEAIHLARRDLQTQLALALEDELATVYRANQDASYGNDGVSVGRRTLKNACLHLLAMGGRVDSQTLVERQYQQADNMTDALAALNAANQGRLPVAAGLMDAFETKWRAEPLVMDKWFAQVAMQPGGNALSAVQEAMGHSAFDMSNPNRVRALIGAFADGNPNAFHAIDGSGYRFLTDQLIALNSINPQCAARIMTPLMQWQRQDSERQALMLAELRRLAELPGLSRDLFEKVSKSLEQAN, translated from the coding sequence ATGACGGCCATGCAAGCCAAATTTCGCAAGGATTACCGGGCCCCGGAATACACCATCACTGAACTTGAGCTGGCGTTCCAGCTGGAACCAAACCACACGGTGGTAACCGCCACCAGCCAGGTTCAACGCCAGGACGCAGAGGCCCGTGAGCTGGTGCTGGACGGAGAAGCCCTGACGCTGGTGAGCGTGCAGGTGGACGGAGAGGTACTCAGCCAGGACCGTTACCGTGAGGTGGACGGTCAACTGGTGATTGCGCTCGACCAGGACCAGGCGACTCTGGTGATCACCACCGAGATTGATCCCGCCAACAACACCACTCTGGAAGGCCTTTACCAGTCCGGCGGTGCGTTCTGCACCCAGTGTGAAGCCGAAGGTTTCCGCCGCATTACCTACTTCCTGGACCGCCCGGACGTACTTGCCCGCTACCGCACCCGCATTGAGGCGGACAAGGCCAGTTACCCCTTCCTGCTCTCCAACGGCAATAAGATCGACAGTGGCGATCTGGATAACGGCCGACACTTTGCCGTGTGGGAAGACCCCTTCCCGAAACCGAGCTACCTGTTTGCCCTGGTGGCCGGCGACTTCGATCTGCTGGAAGACCACTTCACCACCGCCTCCGGTCGTGACGTGCTGCTGCAACTCTTTGTCGACCGCGGCAACCTTTACCGTGGCCACCACGCCATGGCTTCCCTCAAACGCGCGATGGCATGGGATGAGCAACGTTTTGGCCTGGAATACGACCTGGATATCTACATGGTCGTCGCCGTCGACTTCTTCAACATGGGGGCGATGGAGAACAAAGGGCTGAACATCTTTAACTCCAAGGCGGTACTGGCGGACCCCGAAAGTGCCACTGATGCTGAGTACCACCGCATCGAGTCCATCATCGGCCACGAGTATTTCCACAACTGGACCGGCAACCGTGTGACCTGCCGTGACTGGTTCCAGCTCAGCCTGAAAGAGGGCCTCACGGTGTTCCGTGACCAGGAGTTTTCTTCTGAGATGGGCTCTCGCGCGGTTAACCGCATTCAGGCGGTCAAAGTGGTTCGTAACCAGCAGTTTGCTGAAGATGCCGGTCCGATGGCGCATCCGATCCGCCCGGACAAGGTGATCGAGATGAATAACTTCTACACCGTGACCGTCTATGACAAAGGTGCAGAAGTGATCCGCATGATGCACACCCTGTTGGGTGAGGCCGGATTCCGTAAGGGGATGGACCTCTACTTTGAGCGCCACGATGGCCAGGCCGTTACCTGTGACGACTTCGTACAGGCGATGGAGGATGCCAGCGGCATCGATCTCGGCCAGTTCCGCCTTTGGTACAGCCAGAGCGGGACGCCGGTACTCAGTGTGGCAACCCAGTACGACGCAGAGCAGCGTCGTTACACCCTGACGCTGTCTCAGTCTACCCCCGCCACGGCTGACCAGTCTGAGAAGCACGCTCTGCATATACCGGTCGCGATGGAGCTGCTCGATCCGAACGGCAACAGTGTCCCCCTGGTGGTGGACGGCCAGCCCCATAATGGTCTGCTGGAGCTCAAAGCCGAGCAGCAAAGCTGGGTGTTTGAAGCGGTTCCGGCAGACGTTGTGCCTTCGCTGTTGCAGGAGTTCTCGGCGCCGGTTCGCCTTAACTACCGCTACCAGCCCCAGCAACTGGCTCGCATTCTGGCTCACGCCAGCAACGATTTTGCCCGCTGGGATGCCTCTCAGGCACTGTACCAGCATGAGATTTTCGCCCTCGCCAATGGCGAGCAGGAGCGGGTCAGTGACGTCACCATAGAGGCGATTCGTGCCGTGCTGCTGGGGCAGGGACAAGACCCCGCGCTGGTGGCTGAGTTGCTGATGCAACCTTCCGAAACCACGCTGGCTCAGGCCGGTGCCGATGCCGATGTGGAAGCGATCCATCTGGCCCGTCGTGACCTCCAGACCCAGCTCGCGCTCGCGCTTGAGGATGAGCTTGCAACGGTCTATCGCGCCAATCAGGATGCCAGCTATGGCAATGACGGCGTGTCCGTGGGACGCCGCACCCTGAAAAACGCCTGTCTGCACCTGCTGGCGATGGGCGGTCGCGTGGACAGCCAAACCCTGGTGGAACGTCAGTATCAGCAGGCAGACAATATGACCGACGCCCTTGCGGCCTTGAATGCGGCCAATCAGGGGCGCCTGCCGGTGGCAGCGGGACTGATGGACGCGTTTGAAACCAAGTGGCGTGCGGAGCCGCTGGTAATGGACAAGTGGTTTGCCCAGGTGGCGATGCAGCCCGGCGGCAATGCGCTGTCCGCCGTACAGGAAGCGATGGGTCACAGCGCGTTCGACATGTCGAACCCCAACCGGGTTCGGGCACTGATTGGCGCCTTTGCTGACGGCAACCCCAATGCTTTCCACGCCATTGATGGCAGCGGCTACCGCTTCCTGACCGACCAACTGATTGCGCTCAACAGCATCAACCCGCAATGTGCCGCCCGCATCATGACGCCGTTGATGCAGTGGCAGCGTCAGGACAGTGAGCGCCAGGCATTGATGTTGGCGGAACTGCGTCGACTGGCTGAACTGCCGGGGCTGAGTCGCGATCTGTTCGAGAAGGTCAGCAAGAGCCTCGAACAAGCGAACTGA
- a CDS encoding DUF2835 family protein — protein sequence MQRYQFDLRIPAQAMLRYYQGRAQLVVIRDRQGKVLHLHPRYLRPHLRPEGVVGSFELRLSQQGEFVELVRI from the coding sequence ATGCAGCGTTACCAGTTTGATTTGCGGATTCCCGCGCAGGCGATGTTGCGCTACTACCAGGGGCGAGCCCAGTTGGTGGTGATCCGGGATCGGCAGGGCAAAGTGTTACATCTGCACCCCCGTTATCTGCGACCACATCTTCGCCCTGAAGGTGTGGTGGGCAGCTTTGAACTGCGGCTGAGTCAGCAGGGAGAATTCGTAGAACTGGTGCGGATTTAG